The segment ATAATCCTAATAACCCAATGATTAATTCACAGTACAATCGAAATAACTAAATGATTAATTCAAAGTGCAATCCAAGGGCAGATTACTCTaagcaaaaaacaaacaaacaaaaaacccaaaacaataTTCCATCTTTCTTTGGGAAAATAATTGTAGTCTCGGGCTCAccattatttttaatttcaacaagAATTACTGTATACGTTTGAGTACCTTGATATTGAGTAAATCTTACAGTTTTTTAAGCTTCTAATCTATTGAAAAGGTACACATTTTGAAACTGCTTTGACAAACTGTGCACCTGGACAGCATGCGCGAAACACCGGAAATGTTATTGGGGCATCATCAAAGATTCTAAGTTTGATATATCTCTTACATAGAATTACATCGTGTTGTACCCCTTCACTCTTTCTGTCATTGGAAGGAGGTCGAACATTTCCTATTGCGATGTCAAACGATCAAACCCAGACAATTTACCACAGGCCAGTGTATGTACTAGATGGCTTGGTAGTTACTGAATGCAGACCCATaagatgtaaaaataataaactattTTAGGATCAAACAGCAAAATTGGTATTAAGGAAATTAAGTAAACTGCCAATTGAAATTCAATTTACTGAACGATTATCCTACCAGAAAGATTGTAAAAGATTAACTGTATTTTGCAGGATATTTTTTCGCGTCCGAATGGAGGCGTTTGCGTTATTCAAAATGAGATATGATACACTAGCTTTTAAATGGAAAATGCATCTTATTGACAATGTAACCGTACATTGGGCAAATGTTGTAGTTTACACTTTCAtcaatttatgaaataattacCCCACTTTTGGCATTTCCTTGTCTTTCGAGAAATAAAACAGTTAGAAcctctttattttgataataaagGGTTAAGTACTTGATTCACATTCAGCCGTTTGCCAAAAAGCACCTTAATTTGATTGTATAAATGTGTCAGGAAATCAAATCAATGATGGCATGCTGTTTTTCATTTATTCACTGAAAGGAATTTATTAGATGTCCTAATTTCGTTTTTAATCGGCCTTATGTTTTATTGTACCTCCAGACATGATATTAACTAGCATGTAAAATGTATATACTGACAAAACGCATTTATATGCTTTTAGGAAATCGTGACGTCATCATTAAGGAGAACACGGTGGACAAGAGATGTAGGCAATTCGTGTCTAAAATCATCAGCTAGAGAAGCAGCATAAAACATCTTTGGGAACATTGACGAAAGACTATCGGCAACATGGCAGACACAGAAGAACCATTTTTCTCCAACATGACGCTTCCTTTCCACATCTCTTTTGTGTATCCTATCCCTCAGGCATTCTACCTTAACGGCTTCGTGTCTCCCATATTAGTATTTTTCACATTGGTGACAAATGCTTTTGTAGTTCTTATTCTACTACGACGACACATGCGCTCACCGACAAACGCGATCTTGGCTGCCATGGCAATATCCGACACGTTCACTGGGGTTTCTCCGCTTCCTGTCTTCATCCATTTCTTCTCTCTCGAAAACTACCACGACTTTGTCGAATATCACTGGTGTTACCTGTACAAGTTTCTTGGCGAGCTTATTCCAACTATATTTCATACAGCCTCGATCTGGCTTACGGTTGCGTTGGCCATTCAGCGGTATATTTATATCTGCCATACAGCAACAGCTCGACGATTTTGCACCATTCGAAACGTCGTACTTGCATCGATCATCATTTATGTTTTGGCTATTCTGTCCCAAATCACGCGTTTCtttgattttaaattcattCCCTTCCCCATACCTGCATTTGAGTCGCCGAATAAAACACTGGTATCGTGTATTGAGCAAATCAATTCGTGGACAAGTCAAAATGAAGATTTATATTTCAACCTTTACTTTTGGTTCAGGGTAATTTTCATCCACTTCGTCCCATGCACCATTCTTGTGGTGATAAACTCCATATTGATTTGGACTCTTCGAACAGCCCAAAGACGAAGAATGCagcttttaaaacaaaacaagaaaagtGAGTTGATGAAACTAAAGGATAGCAACTGCACAACCCTGATGTTAGTCTCTGTTGTGGGACTCTTTTTGCTTGTCGAGCTACCATTGGGGGTTATCATGATTCTGCATCTCATCCAAAATAACTTTGATCTTGACATCATGTCCATCCAGACATTCAGATTATTAACATTGATTTCCAACACCTTTATTTTGCTGTCCTATCC is part of the Ostrea edulis chromosome 2, xbOstEdul1.1, whole genome shotgun sequence genome and harbors:
- the LOC125682390 gene encoding sex peptide receptor-like translates to MADTEEPFFSNMTLPFHISFVYPIPQAFYLNGFVSPILVFFTLVTNAFVVLILLRRHMRSPTNAILAAMAISDTFTGVSPLPVFIHFFSLENYHDFVEYHWCYLYKFLGELIPTIFHTASIWLTVALAIQRYIYICHTATARRFCTIRNVVLASIIIYVLAILSQITRFFDFKFIPFPIPAFESPNKTLVSCIEQINSWTSQNEDLYFNLYFWFRVIFIHFVPCTILVVINSILIWTLRTAQRRRMQLLKQNKKSELMKLKDSNCTTLMLVSVVGLFLLVELPLGVIMILHLIQNNFDLDIMSIQTFRLLTLISNTFILLSYPLNFFIYCGMSRQFRETFMKMFSKLPMPTHRECSHYASVPTENGRTNAETTRETML